In Arthrobacter sp. CDRTa11, one DNA window encodes the following:
- a CDS encoding MFS transporter — MAFSPQNSAPAGPRKSPAVVIFLCFLAIVFDGYDLVVYGAIVPKLLAYEPWGLTPVQTGAIGSYALAGMFIGAILIGYLTDIVGRRKVMMVSIASFSLLMLLTAWAPTPELFGLFRFLAGLGLGGVIPTAIALTVEFSKSNRRNFNNALMFSGYAVGGILAALLSLAFLGMLGFQGMLALGGLPLVTVVPLLFWFLPESPAYLAARGYRAQAERLTADYGLEPLPPARVEGDAPVAGRFRTLLTGRLLAAMILFCLAGICGQTLVYGLNTWLPQLMVIAKYSLASSLTFLLTVNIGAVIGVLVSSRLADRFGPRPVTATAFASSGAALVLMGSGIMPLPVMYLLVAVVGFGSVGAQILVNGFVATYFSGATRATALGITLGIGRIGAVLAISGGGVLVAASLGTFINFSVWAIAAAVGVLAVMTVPRLQAAAVTTTAQAAAEPAAASTDAVAR, encoded by the coding sequence ATGGCTTTCTCCCCACAAAATTCAGCGCCGGCCGGTCCGCGTAAATCTCCCGCCGTCGTTATCTTCCTTTGCTTCCTGGCCATCGTGTTCGACGGCTATGACCTGGTGGTCTACGGGGCCATCGTTCCCAAGCTGCTGGCCTATGAACCCTGGGGACTGACCCCCGTGCAGACCGGCGCCATCGGAAGCTACGCCCTGGCCGGCATGTTCATTGGTGCCATCCTCATCGGCTACCTCACCGACATTGTCGGCCGCAGGAAAGTCATGATGGTGTCCATCGCATCCTTTTCCCTGCTGATGTTGCTGACCGCCTGGGCGCCCACCCCGGAACTCTTTGGGCTGTTCCGCTTCCTGGCCGGTCTCGGACTGGGCGGGGTCATCCCGACGGCGATCGCCCTGACCGTGGAATTCTCCAAATCGAACCGGCGCAACTTCAACAATGCCCTGATGTTCTCCGGCTACGCAGTTGGGGGAATCCTGGCCGCTTTGCTGTCCCTCGCTTTCCTCGGCATGCTTGGATTCCAGGGCATGCTTGCGCTGGGGGGCCTGCCCCTCGTCACCGTCGTCCCGCTGCTGTTCTGGTTCCTCCCCGAATCGCCTGCCTATCTCGCAGCCAGGGGCTACCGGGCCCAGGCAGAACGGCTCACCGCCGATTATGGACTGGAGCCGCTGCCGCCGGCGCGGGTTGAAGGCGATGCGCCGGTCGCCGGCCGCTTCCGCACTCTGCTCACCGGGCGCCTGCTGGCTGCGATGATCCTCTTTTGCCTGGCCGGAATCTGTGGCCAGACCTTGGTCTACGGCCTCAACACGTGGCTTCCGCAGCTCATGGTGATTGCCAAGTACTCGCTCGCCTCATCCCTGACGTTCCTCCTGACAGTTAATATCGGTGCCGTGATCGGGGTGCTCGTCTCATCGCGCCTCGCGGACCGTTTCGGCCCGCGGCCGGTCACCGCTACAGCCTTCGCCAGTTCCGGGGCCGCCCTGGTCCTGATGGGATCCGGCATCATGCCACTCCCGGTGATGTACCTGCTGGTCGCCGTGGTGGGATTCGGCTCGGTGGGGGCACAAATCCTGGTCAACGGCTTCGTGGCGACGTACTTTTCAGGGGCAACACGGGCCACGGCACTGGGCATCACCCTGGGCATCGGCAGGATCGGCGCCGTGCTGGCCATTTCGGGAGGCGGCGTTCTTGTGGCCGCATCCCTGGGAACGTTCATCAACTTCTCGGTCTGGGCCATTGCGGCAGCAGTGGGCGTGCTGGCGGTCATGACCGTGCCACGGCTTCAGGCGGCCGCCGTCACCACCACGGCGCAGGCAGCCGCAGAACCTGCTGCTGCCTCCACCGACGCCGTCGCACGCTGA
- a CDS encoding alpha/beta fold hydrolase, translating to MQTENITTHTVQSADGTLIGYRRLGSGSPIVLVHGSISTGDQWHGVAAELARTNTVYVMDRRGRGLSADAEEYALGTESDDIKALLEVAGEGSALLGHSYGAICALEAVRTGASVSSLVLYEPPLPVDAPTAGAALEDYAAAVNEGDGDKAMRIAAAHFLRISPEETEGLAASPLWAGMVGLSATWTRELREIDLTDVLIQQYADLDVSTLLLVGEASPTHLVGASTHLQQRLANVTGHRMPGQSHFAHVMDPAGVAGAIQAFINR from the coding sequence ATGCAAACCGAGAACATCACCACCCACACTGTTCAATCCGCCGACGGCACGCTGATCGGCTACCGCAGGCTAGGGTCAGGCAGCCCCATCGTCCTTGTCCACGGGAGCATCTCAACCGGGGACCAATGGCATGGCGTTGCCGCTGAATTGGCCCGGACCAACACGGTGTACGTGATGGACCGCCGCGGCCGCGGGCTGAGCGCGGACGCTGAGGAGTACGCTCTTGGTACAGAATCCGATGACATCAAAGCCCTGCTGGAGGTGGCCGGCGAGGGTTCCGCACTGCTGGGGCACTCGTACGGCGCGATCTGCGCCCTTGAGGCTGTTCGGACCGGAGCGTCAGTTTCATCGCTGGTGCTTTATGAGCCTCCGCTGCCTGTCGACGCACCCACGGCAGGAGCAGCGCTGGAGGATTACGCCGCTGCGGTGAACGAGGGTGACGGGGACAAGGCCATGCGGATCGCCGCCGCCCACTTCCTGCGGATCAGCCCGGAGGAAACCGAGGGACTTGCTGCATCCCCGCTGTGGGCAGGGATGGTTGGCCTCAGCGCCACCTGGACACGTGAACTCAGGGAAATTGATCTGACCGATGTCCTCATTCAGCAGTACGCGGACCTCGACGTTTCCACACTGCTGCTGGTTGGCGAGGCGAGCCCAACACACCTGGTTGGCGCCTCAACGCATCTTCAGCAGAGACTGGCGAACGTTACCGGGCACCGCATGCCAGGCCAGAGCCACTTTGCCCATGTCATGGACCCTGCAGGTGTGGCCGGTGCCATCCAGGCGTTCATCAACCGCTGA
- a CDS encoding MFS transporter, giving the protein MSPTAARKPRPKLTRRRPARVEPAPQLLLASQLIFNIGFYAVVPFLAVAMRNDFGMGAMAIGIVLGARTFAQQGMFLFGGALADRWGARQSMITGCLVRIAGFLLLVWATDFPLFLLGAIITGIGGALFSPALQSLVAAAAEGGTGRAGNQEPGTEDERANSGAAPQNNRASLFALLVICGEVGVVVGPLLGSLLLHTGFDTSLLAGSAVFAVMALVFWLFLPKAPAQAPKTSADLSGHAPPSGLWSCLKDKRFIGFAAFYSVNLLATNQLYFGLPVELERTGAGVQALAVVFAYASVLTITLQWPIARLMRKAGPKTALPLGFALQSMGFASLGVLAVVPPPSELPILPALLLVTGLALGNMCVTPMAMGLVLEFSAGRSTGAYYGLLASAGGLAVVIGNAALAPLYELAYTPSSTALAPWLLLSLLGAITATFIRRFVPKTPARVSVLREAQNA; this is encoded by the coding sequence ACCCGTCGGCGTCCTGCCAGGGTTGAACCTGCGCCGCAGCTGCTGCTGGCCAGCCAGCTGATCTTCAATATCGGCTTCTATGCAGTAGTGCCGTTCCTGGCAGTAGCCATGCGGAACGACTTCGGGATGGGCGCGATGGCCATCGGCATCGTACTTGGCGCTCGTACCTTCGCCCAGCAGGGTATGTTCCTGTTCGGCGGGGCATTGGCCGACCGGTGGGGAGCTCGGCAGTCAATGATCACGGGCTGCCTGGTACGGATTGCCGGCTTTCTGTTGCTCGTTTGGGCCACGGACTTTCCGCTGTTCCTGCTCGGTGCCATCATCACGGGTATCGGCGGGGCACTGTTTTCGCCTGCGCTGCAAAGCCTGGTGGCCGCCGCCGCGGAGGGCGGCACCGGCCGGGCGGGCAACCAGGAACCGGGAACCGAAGACGAGCGTGCGAACAGCGGCGCCGCACCGCAGAACAACAGAGCCTCTCTCTTTGCCTTGCTGGTGATCTGCGGCGAAGTAGGCGTGGTTGTCGGTCCGCTGCTGGGATCCCTTCTGCTCCATACCGGCTTCGACACTTCCCTGCTGGCCGGGTCCGCTGTCTTTGCAGTGATGGCCCTGGTCTTCTGGCTCTTCCTGCCCAAGGCTCCGGCCCAAGCGCCCAAAACCTCAGCGGACCTTTCGGGTCACGCGCCGCCGTCAGGCCTCTGGTCCTGCCTCAAGGACAAAAGGTTCATCGGGTTCGCCGCCTTCTACAGTGTCAACCTCCTGGCCACCAACCAGCTCTATTTCGGGCTTCCGGTAGAGCTGGAACGCACCGGGGCAGGGGTCCAGGCCCTGGCCGTCGTGTTCGCCTACGCGTCAGTCCTGACCATCACGCTTCAATGGCCCATAGCCCGGCTCATGCGCAAAGCCGGGCCGAAAACAGCGCTTCCCCTGGGATTTGCCCTGCAGTCCATGGGCTTCGCTTCCCTGGGAGTCCTGGCAGTGGTCCCTCCGCCCAGCGAACTTCCCATCCTGCCTGCCCTCCTGCTGGTGACAGGCCTCGCCCTCGGCAACATGTGCGTCACACCCATGGCGATGGGGCTGGTCCTGGAATTCTCCGCCGGACGGTCCACCGGCGCCTACTACGGCCTGCTCGCCAGCGCCGGGGGGCTCGCCGTCGTGATCGGCAACGCGGCCCTGGCCCCGCTTTACGAACTCGCCTACACGCCGTCGAGCACTGCACTCGCTCCATGGCTCCTGCTGTCCCTGCTGGGGGCGATAACGGCCACATTCATCCGCCGGTTCGTCCCCAAAACGCCCGCCAGGGTAAGCGTTCTGCGGGAAGCCCAAAATGCGTGA